The genomic window TGGTCAGTGACCCGCCCGCGCTCCAACACCACGATGCGATCGGCCTCGGCCAGCGTGCTCAGCCGGTGGGCGATGACCACCGTGGGAAGTCCCTTGCGATTGCGCATCGCGTCCAGGATCCGCTGCTCGGTCTCGCCGTCGACGGCGCTCAGCGCGTCGTCCAGGATCATCAGGTCCGCGTCGCGCACCAGCGCGCGGGCGATCGCCAGGCGCTGCCGCTGCCCGCCGCTGAGGGTGATGCCGCGCTCGCCGATGACGGTGTCGTAGCCCTTCTGGAAGCGCTCCACGCTGGAGTGGATGGCCGCGTCCTCGGCGGCGCTGACCACGCCCTCGTGGGTGAGGTCGGCGCGGGCCAGCCGCACGTTGTCGCGCACGCTGCGGCTGTAGATGAAGGGCGGCTGCAGCACGCTGGCGGTGCGGGCGCGGATCAGGCGCCGATCGAGCGTGTCCAGCGGCGTGCCCCCTTTGGTGATGCGGCCGGAGGTCGGCTCGTAGAAGCGCTGCAGCAGCGATGCGATCGTGCTCTTGCCGCTGCCCGAGGGACCCATCAACGCCACGGTCTCGTTCGGCCCGACGGTGAAGCTCACCTTGTCCAGCACCTGCGCACCGCCCAGGTAGCTGAAGCTCACATCGTGGAACTCCACCGCGCCGGCGGGCAGTCGCTCGGTGGCCATCGGCTCGCCGGGCCGCGCCTCTTCCACCTTGGTGTCCAGCACTTCGTGCAGCCGCTCCAGCGCCACCAGCGCCTTGCCCAGATCGGCCAGCATGCGCCCCAGCATGCGGATGGGCCAGATGTACATGTTGGTGGCGAAGAGGAAGAAGAAATATTCGCCGGCGCCCAGCGTGCCGTGGGCCACGCGCCACAATCCCGCGACCAGCACCAGCAGCATCTGGGCCAGGCATGTCACGTCGCTGAGGCTCCAGAAGCGCGAGAAGGCGTCAAAGAGCGCGATGTCCGCGTCGCGGTGCTCCTGGTTGCGCTTGCGGAACTCCTCGCGCTCGAAACGCTGCCGCCCGAAGGCCCGCACCACGCGGATGCCGGTGATGTTCTCCTGCGCCCGCGCGGTCAGGCGACCCTCGGCCTCGTCCTTGTGGCGGAAGCGCCGGCTCACCACGCGGAAATAAAGCACCGCGAAGGTCACGATGGGGATCACCAGCGCCAGGCTCACCATCGCCATGCTGACATCGATGGCCAGCATCAGCGGCACCGCAAGCAGCACCAGCAGAATGGAACGACCCATTTCGGCGATCTGGTTGGAGAGCAGGTTCTGCACGGTGTCCACGTCGCTGGTGCAGCGCTGCAGCAGGTCGCCGCTTTCGGTCTTGTCAAAGTAGGGAACGGGCAGGCGGATCAGGTGCGAATGCACCCGCTCGCGCAGGCGGCGGGCGCTGGCTTGGCTGGCCCGCGCCGTCATGCGGCCGCGCACCACGCTGAGCACCGCGGCGCAGAGCGCGGCGGCGGCGATGACCACGCCCGCGACCCAGAGGTGCGCGTGCAGAAAGTCGACGCCGCCCAGCAGCTCGGTCACCTTGCGGCTCAAGGGCGGTGCACCGCGCGGGCTTTGGCCGAAGACCACATCCATCACGCTTTGGGGAACCAGCGGCACCACATATTGCAGCGCGGCGACCAGGCCCTGCACCACGATGGCCGCGGCGTAGAGCGGCCGATCCCGGCCGAGGACCGTCCAGAGGTCGGCGAGTCGGCGGATGGATGGAGCGGGTTTGGGCTGGGCGGGCTGCTTCGTCACGGATTTGGCGATCGTAGCAAAGCCGCCCTGCCAACATCACGTGCCGTCCGTCAGTCCGGGCCCCAATAATCCAAGCATGCATCACATGTAGCGCAGCAATCGCCAAAATCAAGCAGCAAAAGCCCAAGGTCGCCCCCGTCGATCTCGCCGTCCCCATTCAGATCCGACTGCGGGGAGTACCCGCCATAATCCAGAAGCAGCAAGCCGACATCGGCGCCGTCGATATGCAGGTCACCATCCAGATCGGAGGCGCAGGAGTGCAGGACGCAGGACTGCAGCCTCTCCTGCTGCACCACCATCGGCCCGGTGTAGGGACCGAAGATTTCACCGCCGGCGAAATCGGGATTGGTTCCGATGAACCAGCCGGGCAGCGCCGGAGTTTGGCCGTTGGTCACCACGAACTGGGCGCCGGGCGGAGGAGGCGGCGCGACGATGCCATCGCCCAAATTCACCGAGCAGCACAAGGCCCTTTCCTGCAGCGGATCCACCAGCATCGCGGTGGAGCCGATGATGCTCACATCGCCGCCGTTCTTCCATTCGCCTTCGCCGACGCCCACTCCCTTGAAGGAAAGAAAGTACTTCTTGACCTTCTTCGAGGTCACATAGACGCGGCTCTCGCCCTCCTTGATCACATCGTCGTCGGCGGAACCGGCGGCGTCCGTGCCGGGCTTCAGGATGATCTCCTGCGTGCCGTCCTCGGCCCAGACGATCAGGTCTGAAATTTTTGTGTCCCATGGAAATGTGTTTTTCACCGTGACCACGTCGGCCCGTGCGCTCGATGCCAACGCCAAAAGAATTCCCGCCCCCATGATGGAATAGTTTTTCATCGGAACTCCTTGTTGTGATCGGAATCGAAATTCAGATGCCCGGGCGAGTGTCCGTGAGTTCCATCCGAAGATGGCGATTCCAAAGGGCAATGCTAGCGAATGGGCCGAGTGCGAACAAGGATGTTCGGATTCATCGGCGTCGACGCAACACGAGACCGGCAAGACCCATCAAAGCCGCGGCGCCTGGAACCGGAACCACATCCTGCGATCCCGCCGAGAAAGTCCAGGCCGCCTGTCCCGAATCCACGCCATCGAACGAGGAATTAAAGGTCCACACCTTGCCATTGGTGGTGAATTGAGTTTGAGCGTCGCTCTTCAAGTTGGCGGCGGCCAGAACATAGAGGGTGGTTCCGCCGGTTTGTGCGGTGGACTTGCCCACAATATTGAGCCACACCGTCATCGTCGGCAGGCCGCCACTGGCGGCAATGTCCGTGGTCTTCAGGCTGAAGCGGCCGAGCATGATCATGTGGTCGGAATAGGCCGTGGTGTTGGTTTCAAAGCCCGGATCCAGCGGGTCACTCTGGGCGACGCCCGCCCCGCCGCCAGTACCGATGATGGACCCGACATTGGAGTTTGGATTCGCGAAGCTGGGATCGGCGATGATGGAGCCCGAAGCGCCGAGTCCCTGACCGCGGCAGCCGATCGTGACGAAAGAATCCCAGGTGCTGTTGCCCGCAACGGAGCCCGGGAGCCAACTGGTGTTGCTGTGTTGGAAGGCCAGCCCACGGCTGTTGACCAGCTTCGAGTGCTTATCGACGCCAAAAGTGGAGGAACCGGTCGTGCTTTCTCCGCCAAAATTCACCACACGCTCGCCGTTGGTGCCCGTGCCAACGCTCGAGTTGTATTTGATAAAGACATCCATG from Planctomycetota bacterium includes these protein-coding regions:
- a CDS encoding ABC transporter ATP-binding protein/permease, whose protein sequence is MTKQPAQPKPAPSIRRLADLWTVLGRDRPLYAAAIVVQGLVAALQYVVPLVPQSVMDVVFGQSPRGAPPLSRKVTELLGGVDFLHAHLWVAGVVIAAAALCAAVLSVVRGRMTARASQASARRLRERVHSHLIRLPVPYFDKTESGDLLQRCTSDVDTVQNLLSNQIAEMGRSILLVLLAVPLMLAIDVSMAMVSLALVIPIVTFAVLYFRVVSRRFRHKDEAEGRLTARAQENITGIRVVRAFGRQRFEREEFRKRNQEHRDADIALFDAFSRFWSLSDVTCLAQMLLVLVAGLWRVAHGTLGAGEYFFFLFATNMYIWPIRMLGRMLADLGKALVALERLHEVLDTKVEEARPGEPMATERLPAGAVEFHDVSFSYLGGAQVLDKVSFTVGPNETVALMGPSGSGKSTIASLLQRFYEPTSGRITKGGTPLDTLDRRLIRARTASVLQPPFIYSRSVRDNVRLARADLTHEGVVSAAEDAAIHSSVERFQKGYDTVIGERGITLSGGQRQRLAIARALVRDADLMILDDALSAVDGETEQRILDAMRNRKGLPTVVIAHRLSTLAEADRIVVLERGRVTDQGTHEELIARPGLYRRLWDIQAELEAEEPAP